The segment GAGACAATGGAACGCCTAGCTGCTTTTCTATTTCTGGTCGGTGGATGCTGTTCATTGTGCAAAATGGGATTATACGTCCATCTGGCACGGCGTAGTGAATACAGCAGCTTTGCACTCTTTCAAGGTCAAAGTTGTAAGGATCCATGAAATGCATCGAAGAGAGCAGTATGGTTTTCCTTTGAAGTTCGCCTAATGATTCGTAGCTTCCGCTTTTCAAGACTGGAAGAAGGTATTTTCTTAACATGCCGAGCTTCACATGTCTTAAGGCGGCGATTAGGCGCATTTTCGCTCTCGTTTCGTGTCCTTTTTGTGCTTCTTCGTAGATTTTTTCCATTGTTTTGACGAATTTGTCTACGTTTCCGTAACGTGTAATTGGCGTTATTTCTCCGTTTTCAATGAAAAGGTAGGTTGCCATGCCGCAGTGAGGGTGAGCTGTGAATTCGACGTAGTGTTTGTGTTTTATTGCGCCGATGGCTTGAGCAATTGGTACTACTGTTGGAACGGGGTAGAAGTCGTCTGCTTTTATTTTTCCATCTGTTTGTTCTTCGCACAGACGCATGAAGTCGGGTATGGTGATGCGCATCTTTTTTCTTTCTTCTTCTGGTAAGCGTCCGCATAGGCTTATTGGTTGGACGTTTATGCATCGTATTACGTCGAAGTTTTCGACGGCGAAGCGTATAATGTCTCCGAGTTGATGGTCGTTTACTCCTTTGATTAGTGTCACGACTAGTACGATGCTGTTAAGGCCTGCTTCTCGACAGTTTTCAATAGCTTTCATCTTTGTTTCTAGGAGGTCGACACCGCGGGTGAACTTGTAAATATCATCAGTTAAGCCGTCAAATTGCAAGTAAACAGTGCTTACGCCTGCTTCGTCGAGGGTTTTGCAGTATTCTACGCTTTGGGCGAGGCGTATGCCATTGGTGTTGATTTCCACGTGACGGAATCCCAAGTCTTTAGCCATTTTAACTAGTTCTGGCAAATCTTTGCGAATTGTGGGCTCGCCGCCGCTGAATTGCAGTGCAGTGGCGGGGATGGGGCTGTTTTGGCGTAGGTTTTGAAGCATCTCTTGAATTTGCTGTTTTGTAGGTTCGTAAACGTATCCTGCTGCAGCAGCGTTGGCGAAACATACGGGGCATCTAAGGTTGCAGCGGTTTGTGATGTCGATTATGGCTAGACCCGTGTGGCTTTTGTGATTTGGGCAGATACCGCAGTCTTGGGGGCAGCCTTTTACTGTTTTGGTGTGCGGGTTGTTTAGGCCTCCTCCTTCTTTTCGGTATTTTTCTGCGCGTATATATTGGTCGTAGTCGCTCCAGTAGAGTTCGTTGTATTTGCCGTGTTTTGGGCAAGTTTTTTCTATGTAGACTTTGTTGTCTTTTTTGTATATGGTGGCGTCTAGAACTGTGAGGCATTCGGGGCATATGCTTTTGGTTTGTTTGATTATTGACGTTTTGTTTCACCACTGACGGTTGTAAAACCTTTTTAAGAGGAGCGTGTATTTGAAGTTTTTCCGAAGTTTCAGAAGGTGAAAGATGGGTTGAGTCAAGCTGTTGGAGAAATAGCAAGGAAAGTTTTGCGTGAGTTAGGGTTAACGGGTTACGAGTCAGCAGTCTACTTGAGTCTTGTAGAGAGGGGAGTAATGACGGCAAGTGAGGTAAGCGAGAGTGCCAGCGTGCCTTTTTCGAAGGTTTATGAGGTTTTGAATAGTTTGGAGCGGAAGGGATGGCTAATTGTTGAACGAGGTAGACCGAGCAGGTATTTTGCAAAGGCGCCTGTAGAGGCATTTGAGGCAGCTAAGCATGAGGCTGATGAAAAGATGCGAAGTTGGGAGCAAGCCATAGTGGGAGAGCTGCAGCCTCTCTATGAGAAACGTGAGTTGCGAGAGAAGCCTGACATTTGGATTTTGCGAGGTGAGACTAGTGTGTTGGCGAAGCTGAGAGAGATGTTGGATAATGCTCGCAGTCAAGTGATGATAGCGGCGCCGTTGTTTGCTCACGATTTGGCTGAAAAAGCAATTCCGTTGTTGGCAAGTTTCAGGTTAAGCGATGTGAAAGTTTCAGTCATGGTTGTTGGTGAGCCAAAGAATTGGGGATTGGAAGGGCTGACGAGCATCGCAGAGGTGCGAGGACGCAGAGACATGTTTGGAGGCGGAGTAATTGTAGATGGAAAAGAAGCTTTGCTGTTTCTGGGTGAGGAGGACAAACTTAGCTTGGTTGTTTGGAGTAACCATATAGGTTTGGTGAAGTTCGCGAAAGATTCCTTCCAGTATTTATGGGACTCAAGCACTAAAACCCAACCAACGTAGCCTTTGATGTCTCCAAGTCCTTATGGTGCGACGGAGTGTGTTCAACAATGGCAAACTATTTTGAATAAGATTTAATTTAACCCAAATAATATCAATACTCCTAGCATATGAGCGGGGGTTGCCAAGCATGG is part of the Candidatus Bathyarchaeota archaeon genome and harbors:
- a CDS encoding TrmB family transcriptional regulator encodes the protein MSQAVGEIARKVLRELGLTGYESAVYLSLVERGVMTASEVSESASVPFSKVYEVLNSLERKGWLIVERGRPSRYFAKAPVEAFEAAKHEADEKMRSWEQAIVGELQPLYEKRELREKPDIWILRGETSVLAKLREMLDNARSQVMIAAPLFAHDLAEKAIPLLASFRLSDVKVSVMVVGEPKNWGLEGLTSIAEVRGRRDMFGGGVIVDGKEALLFLGEEDKLSLVVWSNHIGLVKFAKDSFQYLWDSSTKTQPT
- a CDS encoding radical SAM protein, which gives rise to MIKQTKSICPECLTVLDATIYKKDNKVYIEKTCPKHGKYNELYWSDYDQYIRAEKYRKEGGGLNNPHTKTVKGCPQDCGICPNHKSHTGLAIIDITNRCNLRCPVCFANAAAAGYVYEPTKQQIQEMLQNLRQNSPIPATALQFSGGEPTIRKDLPELVKMAKDLGFRHVEINTNGIRLAQSVEYCKTLDEAGVSTVYLQFDGLTDDIYKFTRGVDLLETKMKAIENCREAGLNSIVLVVTLIKGVNDHQLGDIIRFAVENFDVIRCINVQPISLCGRLPEEERKKMRITIPDFMRLCEEQTDGKIKADDFYPVPTVVPIAQAIGAIKHKHYVEFTAHPHCGMATYLFIENGEITPITRYGNVDKFVKTMEKIYEEAQKGHETRAKMRLIAALRHVKLGMLRKYLLPVLKSGSYESLGELQRKTILLSSMHFMDPYNFDLERVQSCCIHYAVPDGRIIPFCTMNSIHRPEIEKQLGVPLSQWQKEHKQKIATVA